Proteins encoded by one window of Lates calcarifer isolate ASB-BC8 linkage group LG5, TLL_Latcal_v3, whole genome shotgun sequence:
- the LOC108885367 gene encoding sialic acid synthase, whose product MPLQFELCPGRMIGGNHPCFIIAEIGQNHQGDIEIAKQMIKMAKDCGADCAKFQKSELEYKFSKPALARPYNSKHSWGKTYGEHKRYLEFSHDQYRELKKYAAKIGIFLTASGMDEMAVEFLHELDVPFFKVASCDANNFPYLEKTAKKGRPMVVSTGMQSMETIQRVYKTVKEYNQNFTLLQCTSAYPLDPKDVNLSVIKEYQKEFPDVPIGYSGHEQGIYITVAAVAMGAKVVERHVTLDKTWKGNDHEASLEPSELAELVRAIRLVELAMGSPVKQMLPCEKSCHDKLGKSVVAKVDIPKGTELKLDMFAVKVGEPKGIPPENMQELVGKKLKVDVKEDNSILANMIE is encoded by the exons ATGCCTCTGCAGTTTGAACTCTGTCCTGGGAGAATGATCGGAGGTAACCATCCGTGCTTCATCATTGCTGAAATTGGACAAAACCATCAGGGAGACATTGAGATTGCTAAGCAAATGATCAAGATGGCGAAG GACTGTGGTGCTGATTGTGCTAAATTCCAGAAAAGTGAATTAGAGTACAAATTCAGCAAGCCAGCCTTGGCGCGCCCGTACAATTCAAAGCACTCCTGGGGTAAAACTTACGGTGAGCACAAGCGTTACTTGGAGTTCAGCCACGATCAGTACAGGGAGCTGAAAAAGTATGCAGCAAAGATTGGAATCTTCCTCACAGCCTCCGGGATGGATGAG ATGGCTGTGGAGTTCCTCCATGAGCTGGATGTGCCTTTCTTCAAAGTTGCCTCCTGCGATGCTAACAACTTCCCCTATCTGGAGAAAACCGCCAAAAAAG GACGTCCCATGGTGGTGTCCACTGGGATGCAGTCCATGGAGACAATACAGAGGGTCTATAAGACAGTGAAGGAGTACAACCAGAACTTCACTTTGTTGCAGTGCACCAGTGCCTACCCTCTGGATCCTAAAGACGTCAACCTCAGTGTGATCAAG GAATACCAGAAGGAATTCCCTGATGTTCCCATCGGATATTCCGGTCATGAGCAGGGGATCTACATCACTGTGGCCGCTGTGGCGATGGGAGCAAAAGTCGTGGAACGCCATGTGACCCTGGATAAGACCTGGAAGGGAAATGACCATGAGGCATCCCTGGAGCCCTCAGAGCTGGCAGAGTTGGTCCGAGCCATCCGACTGGTGGAGTTGGCGATGGGATCACCTGTCAAGCAGATGTTACCCTGCGAGAAGAGCTGCCACGATAAG TTGGGCAAGTCGGTTGTGGCCAAGGTGGACATTCCCAAAGGCACAGAGCTGAAACTGGACATGTTTGCAGTGAAGGTTGGCGAGCCAAAGGGGATCCCTCCAGAGAATATGCAGGAACTGGTGGGCAAGAAGCTCAAAGTGGATGTGAAGGAGGACAACAGCATCTTGGCAAACATGATAGAATAA
- the clta gene encoding clathrin light chain A isoform X2: MDDFDMLNAPTAGNGVGSEEDPAAAFLAQQESEIAGIENDEGFSILDSGEVPSSFGESNDGAMNGELHGESNGPSDAYAAISNADRLQAEPESLRKWREEQRERLEVLDANSRKQESEWKEKAKVELEEWHARQNEQLEKTKTNNRAAEEAMISDLDENNPGTEWERVARLCDFNPKSSKQAKDVSRMRSVLISLKQSPLVR, translated from the exons ATGGACGATTTTGACATGCTGAACGCGCCCACCGCTGGAAACGGTGTCGGCTCGGAGGAGGACCCTGCTGCCGCGTTCTTGGCCCAGCAAGAGAGCGAAATCGCGGGGATTGAAAACGACGAAGGCTTCAGCATCCTGGACAGCGGAGAGGTCCCCTCGTCGTTTGGGGAGTCTAACG ATGGTGCTATGAATGGAGAGCTTCATGGG GAAAGTAACGGTCCATCAGATGCTTATGCAGCAATTTCCAATGCAGACCGGCTGCAGGCCGAACCCGAAAGCCTACGCAAGTGGAGGgaggagcaaagagagagactggaggtgCTAG ACGCCAATTCTCGCAAGCAGGAGTCAGAGTGGAAGGAGAAGGCCAAGGTAGAGTTGGAGGAGTGGCACGCCAGGCAGAACGAGCAGCTGGAGAAAACCAAAACCAATAACAG GGCGGCTGAGGAGGCCATGATCTCAGATCTGGATGAGAACAACCCCGGCACAGAGTGGGAGCGGGTGGCTCGGCTCTGCGACTTCAACCCCAAGTCCAGCAAGCAGGCTAAAGACGTGTCCCGCATGCGCTCCGTCCTCATCTCCCTGAAGCAGTCCCCGCTCGTTCGTTAG
- the LOC108885368 gene encoding sialic acid synthase: MPLKFELCPGRMIGGNHPCFIIAEIGQNHQGDIEIAKQMIKMAKDCGADCAKFQKSELEHKFNKRALERPYTTKNSWGKTYGEHKRHLEFSHEQYRELQKYAEEVGIFFTASGMDEMAVEFLHELNVPFFKVGSGDTNNFPYLEKTAKKGRPMVVSSGMQTMETMRQVYKIVKEHNQNFAILQCTSAYPLEAEDVNLRVITEYQKEFPDIPIGYSGHESGISISVAAVALGAKVLERHVTLDKTWKGSDHEASLVPSELAELVRSVRLVERALGSGLKQMLPCEKPCHDKLGKSVVAKVKIPKGTVLTLDMLTVKVAEPMGVPAENIFQLVGKTMLEDVEEDESVTPGVVDSYGKKAKC; encoded by the exons ATGCCTTTAAAGTTTGAGCTGTGTCCTGGGAGAATGATCGGAGGTAACCATCCGTGCTTCATCATTGCTGAAATTGGACAAAACCACCAGGGAGACATTGAGATTGCTAAGCAAATGATCAAGATGGCAAAG GACTGTGGTGCTGACTGTGCCAAATTCCAAAAGAGTGAATTAGAGCACAAATTTAACAAGCGAGCCTTGGAGCGTCCATACACCACCAAAAACTCCTGGGGGAAAACATACGGTGAACACAAACGCCATCTGGAGTTCAGTCACGAGCAGTACAGGGAACTGCAGAAATATGCTGAGGAGGTGGGGATCTTCTTCACTGCCTCAGGGATGGATGAG aTGGCAGTGGAGTTTCTCCATGAGCTCAATGTGCCTTTCTTCAAAGTGGGATCTGGAGACACCAACAACTTCCCCTATCTGGAGAAGACTGCCAAGAAGG GACGTCCCATGGTAGTGTCCAGTGGGATGCAGACGATGGAGACGATGCGTCAGGTCTACAAGATTGTGAAAGAGCACAACCAGAACTTCGCCATCCTGCAGTGCACAAGCGCCTACCCTCTGGAAGCTGAAGACGTCAACCTCCGAGTGATCACA GAATATCAAAAAGAATTTCCTGATATTCCCATCGGGTATTCCGGCCACGAGTCTGGGATCAGTATTTCTGTGGCGGCCGTAGCTCTCGGGGCAAAGGTCCTTGAGCGTCACGTAACTTTGGACAAGACGTGGAAAGGAAGTGACCACGAAGCCTCGCTGGTGCCCTCTGAGCTGGCCGAGCTGGTCCGCTCCGTCCGACTGGTGGAGAGGGCGCTAGGCAGCGGCCTCAAGCAGATGTTACCCTGCGAAAAGCCATGCCATGATAAG TTGGGTAAGTCAGTGGTGGCCAAAGTAAAGATCCCTAAAGGAACCGTCCTGACTCTGGACATGCTGACAGTAAAGGTGGCTGAGCCCATGGGTGTCCCAGCTGAGAACATCTTCCAGCTGGTCGGTAAAACCATGTTGGAAGACGTGGAGGAGGACGAGAGTGTAACACCAGGGGTGGTGGACAGCTATGGCAAAAAGGCAAAATGctga
- the gne gene encoding bifunctional UDP-N-acetylglucosamine 2-epimerase/N-acetylmannosamine kinase isoform X2 — protein MCSSSEKQQIFCVVLCVFMLQYLNMWRAQEERLRERMEREKVTEQNQCKRKLRVCVATCNRADYSKLAPIMFGIKSHPDEFELEVVVLGSHLIDDYGNTFRMIEQDDFDIGSKLHTIVRGEDEAAMVESVGLALVKLPDVLQRLCPDLLIVHGDRFDALALATAAALMNIRILHLEGGEVSGTIDDSIRHAISKLAHYHACCTRRAEKYLIAMCEDHSRILLAGCPSYDKLLSTHHREDYMDIIKSWLGDKVQEHDYIVALQHPVTTDIQHSIKIYGLMLDALICFNKKTLILFPNIDAGSKEMVRAMRKKGIEQHPNFRAVKHIPFEQFIQLVCHAGCMIGNSSCGVREAGAFGTPVINLGTRQTGRETGENVLHVRDADTYNKIYHALELQFGKRYPCSKIYGDGNAVPRILKFLRTINLDEPLQKTFCFPPVKDSISQDIDHILETQSALSVDLGGTNLRVAIVCMMGKIVKKYTQPNPKTFEARMQLILKMCSEAMLDAVRLNCRILGVGVSTGGRVNAQEGVVLHSTQLIQEWSSVDLRTPISDALHLPVWVDNDGNCAALAERKFGHGRGVENFVTVITGTGIGGGIIHNSELVHGSTFCAAELGHIMVSLDGPECSCGSRGCIEAYASGQALQREAKRLHDEDLLKVEGRDMKLLEPVTAAHLINAAKLGNSKAEAALNKASTALGVGIINILHIVNPSLVILSGVLASYYQAPVQQVITERALFSAQSIKVLTSDLEEPALLGAASLVLDYATRRTY, from the exons ATGTGTTCttcatctgaaaaacaacaaattttttgcgtagttttgtgtgttttcatgcttcAGTATCTGAATATGTGGAGAGCCCAA GAAGAAAGGCTCAGagaaaggatggagagagaaaaggtcaCAGAGCAGAATCAg TGTAAGAGGAagttgagagtgtgtgtggcaACATGCAACAGAGCGGACTACTCCAAGCTGGCCCCCATCATGTTTGGGATCAAATCGCACCCAGATGAGTTTGAACTGGAAGTCGTGGTGCTTGGTTCACATCTCATTGATGACTATGG GAACACTTTCCGTATGATTGAGCAGGATGACTTTGACATCGGCTCCAAGCTCCACACCATTGTGAGAGGGGAGGATGAGGCAGCCATGGTGGAGAGTGTTGGGCTGGCGCTGGTGAAACTCCCTGACGTCCTACAGAGGCTGTGCCCTGACCTCCTGATCGTCCACGGTGACCGGTTTGATGCTCTCGCTCTGGCAACCGCTGCAGCGctgatgaacattagaataCTTCACTTGGAGGGGGGCGAG GTGAGTGGTACGATTGATGACTCAATCCGCCACGCCATAAGTAAACTGGCCCATTACCACGCTTGCTGCACACGCAGGGCAGAGAAGTACCTCATTGCCATGTGTGAGGACCACTCTCGCATCTTACTGGCTGGCTGCCCTTCATACGACAAGCTGCTGTCAACTCATCACAGAGAGGACTACATGGATATTATCAAGAGCTGGCTAG gtgaCAAGGTGCAGGAGCATGACTACATTGTGGCTTTGCAGCACCCGGTCACCACAGACATCCAGCACTCCATTAAGATCTATGGATTGATGCTGGATGCCTTAATCTGCTTTAACAAGAAGACCCTCATTCTCTTCCCTAACATTGATGCTG GTAGCAAGGAGATGGTGCGCGCGATGCGGAAGAAGGGCATCGAGCAGCACCCCAACTTCCGAGCAGTGAAGCACATTCCCTTTGAGCAGTTCATCCAGCTGGTCTGCCACGCCGGCTGTATGATcggaaacagcagctgtgggGTGCGAGAGGCCGGGGCTTTCGGCACCCCTGTCATTAACCTGGGAACAAGGCAAACtggcagagagacag GTGAAAATGTTCTACATGTCAGAGATGCCGATACATACAATAAGATCTACCACGCTCTGGAGCTGCAGTTTGGAAAGAGATACCCCTG ctcTAAGATTTATGGTGATGGGAACGCAGTGCCTCGTATTCTCAAGTTTCTGCGTACAATTAACCTGGACGAGCCCCTCCAGAAGACCTTCTGTTTCCCCCCGGTGAAAGACTCCATCTCCCAGGACATAGATCACATCCTGGAGACGCAGAGTGCTCTGTCTGTTGACCTGGGGGGGACCAACCTCAGAGTGGCTATCGTTTGCATGATG gGTAAGATAGTAAAGAAGTATACTCAGCCCAATCCAAAGACCTTTGAGGCCAGGATGCAGCTCATATTAAAGATGTGCTCTGAGGCCATGCTGGATGCTGTCCGCCTCAACTGCAGAATACTTGGTGTCG GAGTGTCCACAGGTGGGCGTGTAAATGCACAAGAAGGTGTGGTCCTACACTCAACACAGTTAATCCAGGAATGGTCATCAGTGGACCTGAGAACGCCCATCTCTGATGCCCTGCACCTACCCGTCTGGGTCGACAACGACGGCAACTGCGCTGCATTAGCTGAGAGGAAGTTTGGTCATGGCAGAGGAGTGGAGAACTTTGTGACAGTCATCACAGGAACAG GTATTGGAGGAGGGATTATCCATAACAGCGAGCTGGTCCATGGCAGCACCTTCTGTGCTGCAGAGCTGGGTCATATCATGGTTTCGCTAGATGGCCCAGAGTGTTCATGTGGCAGTCGTGGGTGCATAGAGGCCTATGCATCTGGCCAGGCTTTGCAGAGAGAGGCTAAAAGGCTGCACGATG AGGACCTGCTAAAGGTGGAGGGGAGGGATATGAAGCTTTTGGAGCCCGTGACTGCTGCCCACCTCATCAACGCAGCCAAACTGGGGAACTCCAAAGCTGAGGCTGCTCTGAACAagg cttccACAGCTCTGGGTGTGGGGATCATCAACATCCTGCACATAGTGAACCCCTCACTAGTGATTCTGTCTGGAGTCCTGGCCTCTTACTACCAAGCCCCAGTGCAGCAGGTCATCACCGAGAGAGCCCTCTTCTCTGCCCAGAGCATCAAAGTTCTCACATCAGACTTGGAGGAACCTGCATTACTTGGGGCTGCTAGCCTGGTCTTAGACTATGCAACCCGAAGGACATATTGA
- the gne gene encoding bifunctional UDP-N-acetylglucosamine 2-epimerase/N-acetylmannosamine kinase isoform X3 translates to MEREKVTEQNQCKRKLRVCVATCNRADYSKLAPIMFGIKSHPDEFELEVVVLGSHLIDDYGNTFRMIEQDDFDIGSKLHTIVRGEDEAAMVESVGLALVKLPDVLQRLCPDLLIVHGDRFDALALATAAALMNIRILHLEGGEVSGTIDDSIRHAISKLAHYHACCTRRAEKYLIAMCEDHSRILLAGCPSYDKLLSTHHREDYMDIIKSWLGDKVQEHDYIVALQHPVTTDIQHSIKIYGLMLDALICFNKKTLILFPNIDAGSKEMVRAMRKKGIEQHPNFRAVKHIPFEQFIQLVCHAGCMIGNSSCGVREAGAFGTPVINLGTRQTGRETGENVLHVRDADTYNKIYHALELQFGKRYPCSKIYGDGNAVPRILKFLRTINLDEPLQKTFCFPPVKDSISQDIDHILETQSALSVDLGGTNLRVAIVCMMGKIVKKYTQPNPKTFEARMQLILKMCSEAMLDAVRLNCRILGVGVSTGGRVNAQEGVVLHSTQLIQEWSSVDLRTPISDALHLPVWVDNDGNCAALAERKFGHGRGVENFVTVITGTGIGGGIIHNSELVHGSTFCAAELGHIMVSLDGPECSCGSRGCIEAYASGQALQREAKRLHDEDLLKVEGRDMKLLEPVTAAHLINAAKLGNSKAEAALNKASTALGVGIINILHIVNPSLVILSGVLASYYQAPVQQVITERALFSAQSIKVLTSDLEEPALLGAASLVLDYATRRTY, encoded by the exons atggagagagaaaaggtcaCAGAGCAGAATCAg TGTAAGAGGAagttgagagtgtgtgtggcaACATGCAACAGAGCGGACTACTCCAAGCTGGCCCCCATCATGTTTGGGATCAAATCGCACCCAGATGAGTTTGAACTGGAAGTCGTGGTGCTTGGTTCACATCTCATTGATGACTATGG GAACACTTTCCGTATGATTGAGCAGGATGACTTTGACATCGGCTCCAAGCTCCACACCATTGTGAGAGGGGAGGATGAGGCAGCCATGGTGGAGAGTGTTGGGCTGGCGCTGGTGAAACTCCCTGACGTCCTACAGAGGCTGTGCCCTGACCTCCTGATCGTCCACGGTGACCGGTTTGATGCTCTCGCTCTGGCAACCGCTGCAGCGctgatgaacattagaataCTTCACTTGGAGGGGGGCGAG GTGAGTGGTACGATTGATGACTCAATCCGCCACGCCATAAGTAAACTGGCCCATTACCACGCTTGCTGCACACGCAGGGCAGAGAAGTACCTCATTGCCATGTGTGAGGACCACTCTCGCATCTTACTGGCTGGCTGCCCTTCATACGACAAGCTGCTGTCAACTCATCACAGAGAGGACTACATGGATATTATCAAGAGCTGGCTAG gtgaCAAGGTGCAGGAGCATGACTACATTGTGGCTTTGCAGCACCCGGTCACCACAGACATCCAGCACTCCATTAAGATCTATGGATTGATGCTGGATGCCTTAATCTGCTTTAACAAGAAGACCCTCATTCTCTTCCCTAACATTGATGCTG GTAGCAAGGAGATGGTGCGCGCGATGCGGAAGAAGGGCATCGAGCAGCACCCCAACTTCCGAGCAGTGAAGCACATTCCCTTTGAGCAGTTCATCCAGCTGGTCTGCCACGCCGGCTGTATGATcggaaacagcagctgtgggGTGCGAGAGGCCGGGGCTTTCGGCACCCCTGTCATTAACCTGGGAACAAGGCAAACtggcagagagacag GTGAAAATGTTCTACATGTCAGAGATGCCGATACATACAATAAGATCTACCACGCTCTGGAGCTGCAGTTTGGAAAGAGATACCCCTG ctcTAAGATTTATGGTGATGGGAACGCAGTGCCTCGTATTCTCAAGTTTCTGCGTACAATTAACCTGGACGAGCCCCTCCAGAAGACCTTCTGTTTCCCCCCGGTGAAAGACTCCATCTCCCAGGACATAGATCACATCCTGGAGACGCAGAGTGCTCTGTCTGTTGACCTGGGGGGGACCAACCTCAGAGTGGCTATCGTTTGCATGATG gGTAAGATAGTAAAGAAGTATACTCAGCCCAATCCAAAGACCTTTGAGGCCAGGATGCAGCTCATATTAAAGATGTGCTCTGAGGCCATGCTGGATGCTGTCCGCCTCAACTGCAGAATACTTGGTGTCG GAGTGTCCACAGGTGGGCGTGTAAATGCACAAGAAGGTGTGGTCCTACACTCAACACAGTTAATCCAGGAATGGTCATCAGTGGACCTGAGAACGCCCATCTCTGATGCCCTGCACCTACCCGTCTGGGTCGACAACGACGGCAACTGCGCTGCATTAGCTGAGAGGAAGTTTGGTCATGGCAGAGGAGTGGAGAACTTTGTGACAGTCATCACAGGAACAG GTATTGGAGGAGGGATTATCCATAACAGCGAGCTGGTCCATGGCAGCACCTTCTGTGCTGCAGAGCTGGGTCATATCATGGTTTCGCTAGATGGCCCAGAGTGTTCATGTGGCAGTCGTGGGTGCATAGAGGCCTATGCATCTGGCCAGGCTTTGCAGAGAGAGGCTAAAAGGCTGCACGATG AGGACCTGCTAAAGGTGGAGGGGAGGGATATGAAGCTTTTGGAGCCCGTGACTGCTGCCCACCTCATCAACGCAGCCAAACTGGGGAACTCCAAAGCTGAGGCTGCTCTGAACAagg cttccACAGCTCTGGGTGTGGGGATCATCAACATCCTGCACATAGTGAACCCCTCACTAGTGATTCTGTCTGGAGTCCTGGCCTCTTACTACCAAGCCCCAGTGCAGCAGGTCATCACCGAGAGAGCCCTCTTCTCTGCCCAGAGCATCAAAGTTCTCACATCAGACTTGGAGGAACCTGCATTACTTGGGGCTGCTAGCCTGGTCTTAGACTATGCAACCCGAAGGACATATTGA
- the clta gene encoding clathrin light chain A isoform X1 — MDDFDMLNAPTAGNGVGSEEDPAAAFLAQQESEIAGIENDEGFSILDSGEVPSSFGESNDGAMNGELHGESNGPSDAYAAISNADRLQAEPESLRKWREEQRERLEVLDANSRKQESEWKEKAKVELEEWHARQNEQLEKTKTNNRVLDEDFYKQPFSELIGYVTHINHPCYRLDQAAEEAMISDLDENNPGTEWERVARLCDFNPKSSKQAKDVSRMRSVLISLKQSPLVR; from the exons ATGGACGATTTTGACATGCTGAACGCGCCCACCGCTGGAAACGGTGTCGGCTCGGAGGAGGACCCTGCTGCCGCGTTCTTGGCCCAGCAAGAGAGCGAAATCGCGGGGATTGAAAACGACGAAGGCTTCAGCATCCTGGACAGCGGAGAGGTCCCCTCGTCGTTTGGGGAGTCTAACG ATGGTGCTATGAATGGAGAGCTTCATGGG GAAAGTAACGGTCCATCAGATGCTTATGCAGCAATTTCCAATGCAGACCGGCTGCAGGCCGAACCCGAAAGCCTACGCAAGTGGAGGgaggagcaaagagagagactggaggtgCTAG ACGCCAATTCTCGCAAGCAGGAGTCAGAGTGGAAGGAGAAGGCCAAGGTAGAGTTGGAGGAGTGGCACGCCAGGCAGAACGAGCAGCTGGAGAAAACCAAAACCAATAACAG GGTGCTGGATGAAGACTTCTACAAGCAGCCCTTCTCTGAGCTCATTGGTTATGT CACACACATTAACCATCCTTGCTACCGCCTAGACCA GGCGGCTGAGGAGGCCATGATCTCAGATCTGGATGAGAACAACCCCGGCACAGAGTGGGAGCGGGTGGCTCGGCTCTGCGACTTCAACCCCAAGTCCAGCAAGCAGGCTAAAGACGTGTCCCGCATGCGCTCCGTCCTCATCTCCCTGAAGCAGTCCCCGCTCGTTCGTTAG
- the gne gene encoding bifunctional UDP-N-acetylglucosamine 2-epimerase/N-acetylmannosamine kinase isoform X1: MNTAVDSDSEDAVGCVVFYDLFSFDYWAQLYLIKEERLRERMEREKVTEQNQCKRKLRVCVATCNRADYSKLAPIMFGIKSHPDEFELEVVVLGSHLIDDYGNTFRMIEQDDFDIGSKLHTIVRGEDEAAMVESVGLALVKLPDVLQRLCPDLLIVHGDRFDALALATAAALMNIRILHLEGGEVSGTIDDSIRHAISKLAHYHACCTRRAEKYLIAMCEDHSRILLAGCPSYDKLLSTHHREDYMDIIKSWLGDKVQEHDYIVALQHPVTTDIQHSIKIYGLMLDALICFNKKTLILFPNIDAGSKEMVRAMRKKGIEQHPNFRAVKHIPFEQFIQLVCHAGCMIGNSSCGVREAGAFGTPVINLGTRQTGRETGENVLHVRDADTYNKIYHALELQFGKRYPCSKIYGDGNAVPRILKFLRTINLDEPLQKTFCFPPVKDSISQDIDHILETQSALSVDLGGTNLRVAIVCMMGKIVKKYTQPNPKTFEARMQLILKMCSEAMLDAVRLNCRILGVGVSTGGRVNAQEGVVLHSTQLIQEWSSVDLRTPISDALHLPVWVDNDGNCAALAERKFGHGRGVENFVTVITGTGIGGGIIHNSELVHGSTFCAAELGHIMVSLDGPECSCGSRGCIEAYASGQALQREAKRLHDEDLLKVEGRDMKLLEPVTAAHLINAAKLGNSKAEAALNKASTALGVGIINILHIVNPSLVILSGVLASYYQAPVQQVITERALFSAQSIKVLTSDLEEPALLGAASLVLDYATRRTY; encoded by the exons GAAGAAAGGCTCAGagaaaggatggagagagaaaaggtcaCAGAGCAGAATCAg TGTAAGAGGAagttgagagtgtgtgtggcaACATGCAACAGAGCGGACTACTCCAAGCTGGCCCCCATCATGTTTGGGATCAAATCGCACCCAGATGAGTTTGAACTGGAAGTCGTGGTGCTTGGTTCACATCTCATTGATGACTATGG GAACACTTTCCGTATGATTGAGCAGGATGACTTTGACATCGGCTCCAAGCTCCACACCATTGTGAGAGGGGAGGATGAGGCAGCCATGGTGGAGAGTGTTGGGCTGGCGCTGGTGAAACTCCCTGACGTCCTACAGAGGCTGTGCCCTGACCTCCTGATCGTCCACGGTGACCGGTTTGATGCTCTCGCTCTGGCAACCGCTGCAGCGctgatgaacattagaataCTTCACTTGGAGGGGGGCGAG GTGAGTGGTACGATTGATGACTCAATCCGCCACGCCATAAGTAAACTGGCCCATTACCACGCTTGCTGCACACGCAGGGCAGAGAAGTACCTCATTGCCATGTGTGAGGACCACTCTCGCATCTTACTGGCTGGCTGCCCTTCATACGACAAGCTGCTGTCAACTCATCACAGAGAGGACTACATGGATATTATCAAGAGCTGGCTAG gtgaCAAGGTGCAGGAGCATGACTACATTGTGGCTTTGCAGCACCCGGTCACCACAGACATCCAGCACTCCATTAAGATCTATGGATTGATGCTGGATGCCTTAATCTGCTTTAACAAGAAGACCCTCATTCTCTTCCCTAACATTGATGCTG GTAGCAAGGAGATGGTGCGCGCGATGCGGAAGAAGGGCATCGAGCAGCACCCCAACTTCCGAGCAGTGAAGCACATTCCCTTTGAGCAGTTCATCCAGCTGGTCTGCCACGCCGGCTGTATGATcggaaacagcagctgtgggGTGCGAGAGGCCGGGGCTTTCGGCACCCCTGTCATTAACCTGGGAACAAGGCAAACtggcagagagacag GTGAAAATGTTCTACATGTCAGAGATGCCGATACATACAATAAGATCTACCACGCTCTGGAGCTGCAGTTTGGAAAGAGATACCCCTG ctcTAAGATTTATGGTGATGGGAACGCAGTGCCTCGTATTCTCAAGTTTCTGCGTACAATTAACCTGGACGAGCCCCTCCAGAAGACCTTCTGTTTCCCCCCGGTGAAAGACTCCATCTCCCAGGACATAGATCACATCCTGGAGACGCAGAGTGCTCTGTCTGTTGACCTGGGGGGGACCAACCTCAGAGTGGCTATCGTTTGCATGATG gGTAAGATAGTAAAGAAGTATACTCAGCCCAATCCAAAGACCTTTGAGGCCAGGATGCAGCTCATATTAAAGATGTGCTCTGAGGCCATGCTGGATGCTGTCCGCCTCAACTGCAGAATACTTGGTGTCG GAGTGTCCACAGGTGGGCGTGTAAATGCACAAGAAGGTGTGGTCCTACACTCAACACAGTTAATCCAGGAATGGTCATCAGTGGACCTGAGAACGCCCATCTCTGATGCCCTGCACCTACCCGTCTGGGTCGACAACGACGGCAACTGCGCTGCATTAGCTGAGAGGAAGTTTGGTCATGGCAGAGGAGTGGAGAACTTTGTGACAGTCATCACAGGAACAG GTATTGGAGGAGGGATTATCCATAACAGCGAGCTGGTCCATGGCAGCACCTTCTGTGCTGCAGAGCTGGGTCATATCATGGTTTCGCTAGATGGCCCAGAGTGTTCATGTGGCAGTCGTGGGTGCATAGAGGCCTATGCATCTGGCCAGGCTTTGCAGAGAGAGGCTAAAAGGCTGCACGATG AGGACCTGCTAAAGGTGGAGGGGAGGGATATGAAGCTTTTGGAGCCCGTGACTGCTGCCCACCTCATCAACGCAGCCAAACTGGGGAACTCCAAAGCTGAGGCTGCTCTGAACAagg cttccACAGCTCTGGGTGTGGGGATCATCAACATCCTGCACATAGTGAACCCCTCACTAGTGATTCTGTCTGGAGTCCTGGCCTCTTACTACCAAGCCCCAGTGCAGCAGGTCATCACCGAGAGAGCCCTCTTCTCTGCCCAGAGCATCAAAGTTCTCACATCAGACTTGGAGGAACCTGCATTACTTGGGGCTGCTAGCCTGGTCTTAGACTATGCAACCCGAAGGACATATTGA